From Oscillospiraceae bacterium CM, a single genomic window includes:
- the leuA gene encoding 2-isopropylmalate synthase produces the protein MKTAHEKYIPFKPEVMTTRAWPSKVLTKAPDWCSVDLRDGNQALIDPMNLSEKLDYFKMLVDIGVKEIEVGFPSASETEYEILRTLIDGGHIPDDVTIQVLVQAREHLIKKTFDAVHGAKNVIIHFYNSTSTLQRKVVFKTDMDGIIKIAVDAAALIRDLSRPAIDSGMNIRFEYSPESFSGTEMDNAVKICEAVMTALGATPENPVILNLPSTVEGSMPNQYADQIEYFISRLPNRDAAIISIHPHNDRGTGVAAAELAMLAGAQRVEGTLFGNGERTGNVDLVTLAMNMYSQGIDPKLDLSDITKIRALYEKCTRLPVHPRHPYAGDLVFTAFSGSHQDAINKGFKYMKESGTEYWEIPYLPIDPADVGRRFEPIVRINSQSGKGGTAFIMEHNFGFELPKAMQAEFSAVVQKESDHVGKELLPERIFELFKQEYLNLDAPYRLVRHAFSESSEENEQSTVRFSGTMIHKDTTFEISGEGNGPVDAFFNAIRGQKMDRLTFVDYKEHAISDGSDSQAVAYIQLRDEAGHDFFGVGMSPNINLAPLRGIISAINRASKKA, from the coding sequence ATGAAAACAGCACACGAAAAGTATATCCCCTTCAAGCCCGAAGTGATGACCACGCGCGCGTGGCCCTCCAAGGTGCTCACAAAAGCGCCCGACTGGTGCAGCGTTGACCTGCGAGACGGCAACCAGGCGCTTATCGACCCCATGAATCTCTCTGAAAAACTTGACTACTTCAAAATGCTCGTCGACATCGGCGTTAAAGAAATCGAGGTTGGCTTCCCTTCGGCCTCCGAAACGGAATATGAAATCCTCCGAACGCTCATCGACGGCGGCCACATCCCGGATGACGTGACGATTCAAGTTCTCGTTCAGGCGCGCGAGCACCTCATTAAAAAGACGTTTGACGCCGTTCATGGCGCTAAAAACGTTATTATTCACTTCTATAACTCGACATCGACACTCCAACGCAAGGTCGTTTTTAAAACCGACATGGACGGCATTATCAAAATCGCCGTCGACGCCGCCGCCCTCATCCGTGATTTAAGCCGCCCGGCGATTGACAGCGGCATGAACATCCGCTTCGAATATTCCCCGGAGAGCTTTTCAGGAACAGAGATGGACAACGCCGTCAAAATCTGTGAGGCTGTCATGACGGCGCTGGGCGCAACGCCGGAAAACCCCGTCATTTTGAATCTGCCGTCCACCGTTGAGGGCAGCATGCCGAACCAGTACGCCGATCAGATCGAGTACTTCATCAGCCGCCTGCCGAACCGCGACGCGGCCATCATCAGCATTCATCCCCATAACGACCGCGGTACCGGCGTCGCCGCAGCGGAGCTTGCCATGCTGGCGGGTGCCCAGCGCGTTGAGGGCACGCTCTTCGGCAACGGCGAGCGCACCGGCAACGTCGACCTCGTGACGCTGGCGATGAATATGTATTCTCAGGGCATTGACCCGAAGCTCGACTTGTCGGACATCACGAAAATCCGGGCGCTGTACGAAAAGTGCACGCGCCTGCCCGTCCACCCGCGCCATCCGTACGCCGGCGACCTCGTTTTTACGGCGTTTTCCGGCTCGCATCAGGACGCCATCAATAAAGGATTTAAGTATATGAAAGAGTCCGGCACGGAATACTGGGAAATCCCCTACCTCCCCATCGATCCCGCCGACGTCGGCCGTCGCTTTGAGCCGATCGTCCGCATCAACAGCCAGTCCGGCAAGGGCGGCACGGCGTTTATCATGGAGCACAATTTTGGGTTTGAACTGCCAAAGGCCATGCAGGCCGAGTTTTCTGCCGTCGTTCAGAAAGAGAGCGACCATGTTGGCAAGGAACTCCTGCCCGAGCGCATTTTTGAGCTGTTTAAACAGGAATATCTGAATCTTGACGCCCCGTACCGCCTCGTCCGGCACGCTTTTTCGGAGTCCTCGGAGGAAAACGAGCAATCAACCGTTCGCTTTTCCGGGACGATGATACACAAGGACACGACCTTTGAGATCAGCGGCGAGGGCAACGGCCCGGTTGATGCCTTCTTTAACGCCATCCGCGGCCAGAAAATGGATCGCTTAACGTTTGTCGACTACAAGGAGCACGCCATCTCAGACGGTTCCGACTCGCAGGCTGTGGCGTATATCCAGCTGCGCGACGAGGCCGGTCATGACTTTTTCGGCGTCGGCATGTCCCCAAACATTAACCTCGCACCCCTGCGCGGCATCATCAGCGCCATCAACCGTGCATCAAAAAAGGCCTAG
- the nth gene encoding endonuclease III, whose translation MTGQNAIQDIIRVLASLYPDATCSLHYKKDYELLFATRLAAQCTDERVNKITPAFYAAFPTLGAIANANIEDVERYIHSCGFYHAKARDIVAAAQMLVRDFSGRVPDTMEALLKLPGVGRKTANLILGDVYKKPAIVVDTHCIRLSNRLGLVDTEDPVKIESALRALLPPDESSDFCHRLVLHGRAVCTARRPDCAACPLRPYCRTGSII comes from the coding sequence ATGACCGGTCAAAACGCCATACAAGATATCATCCGTGTTCTGGCATCATTATACCCCGACGCGACCTGCTCGCTGCACTATAAAAAGGACTACGAGCTTCTGTTCGCCACACGCCTGGCCGCCCAGTGTACGGACGAGCGCGTCAACAAAATTACACCGGCTTTTTACGCAGCGTTCCCGACACTCGGTGCGATCGCCAATGCCAACATTGAAGATGTTGAACGCTATATTCACTCCTGCGGCTTTTATCATGCCAAAGCGCGCGATATCGTTGCCGCCGCGCAGATGCTCGTTCGTGATTTTTCCGGACGTGTCCCCGATACGATGGAGGCTTTGCTGAAACTACCTGGTGTCGGGCGCAAAACGGCCAACCTCATCCTCGGCGACGTCTATAAAAAACCGGCCATCGTCGTCGACACGCACTGCATCCGGCTGTCGAACCGGCTCGGTCTTGTCGACACGGAGGACCCGGTTAAAATCGAGTCGGCCCTGCGCGCGCTTTTGCCGCCGGATGAATCGTCCGACTTCTGCCACCGCCTCGTGCTGCACGGGAGAGCCGTCTGCACAGCGCGGCGGCCCGACTGCGCCGCGTGCCCCTTGCGTCCCTATTGCCGGACAGGCAGCATCATTTGA
- a CDS encoding serine hydroxymethyltransferase: protein MMAAISDYDPEVGAAIEKEFARQRRNIELIASENCVTEPVLLAAGTVLTNKYAEGYPGHRYYGGCEEVDVVETIAIERAKKIFGANFVNVQPHSGVSANYAAYMVLTKPGDTVLGMNLDHGGHLSHGSPANFSGKYYNIVSYGVTPDTNLIDYDEVRALAKKHEPRMIVAGASAYPRIIDFKAFSEIAKEVGASLMVDIAHIAGLVAAGEHPSPVPYADIVTTTTHKTMRGPRGGLIMTNDEALAKKINSAVFPGAQGGPLMHIVAAKAVAFGEALKPEYKTYQQQIRKNAKALAEALLGYGFDLVSGGTDNHLMLVDLRKFNVTGRDMEKLLDTVYITANKNKIPNDPQNASLTSGIRLGTPAVTGRGFMEEDMKKVAELIFLTASDYNNKADYIRSEVSQLTEKYPLYN from the coding sequence ATGATGGCCGCGATTTCCGATTACGACCCGGAGGTCGGTGCGGCAATTGAAAAGGAATTTGCCCGCCAGCGCCGCAATATTGAACTGATTGCTTCTGAAAACTGTGTCACGGAGCCTGTGCTGCTTGCCGCCGGAACAGTTTTGACGAATAAATATGCCGAAGGCTATCCCGGCCACCGTTATTACGGCGGCTGTGAGGAAGTCGATGTGGTGGAGACGATTGCCATCGAGCGCGCAAAAAAGATTTTTGGCGCGAATTTCGTCAACGTCCAGCCGCATTCCGGCGTCTCCGCAAACTACGCGGCCTACATGGTGCTCACGAAACCGGGCGATACGGTGCTCGGCATGAACCTCGACCACGGTGGCCATCTGTCGCACGGCAGCCCGGCTAACTTTTCCGGCAAATATTATAACATCGTCTCCTACGGCGTCACGCCCGACACAAACCTTATTGATTACGACGAGGTGCGCGCGCTGGCCAAGAAGCATGAGCCGCGGATGATCGTTGCCGGTGCCTCAGCCTATCCCCGTATTATCGACTTTAAGGCGTTTTCGGAAATCGCCAAGGAAGTTGGCGCGTCACTCATGGTTGACATTGCCCATATTGCAGGCCTCGTTGCCGCCGGTGAGCATCCGTCGCCCGTGCCGTACGCCGACATTGTGACGACGACGACGCATAAAACAATGCGCGGCCCCCGGGGTGGCCTCATTATGACAAACGATGAGGCTCTTGCCAAAAAAATCAACAGCGCCGTATTCCCGGGCGCGCAGGGCGGCCCCCTGATGCACATCGTTGCCGCCAAAGCCGTCGCTTTCGGCGAAGCGCTCAAGCCCGAATATAAAACGTATCAGCAGCAGATCCGCAAAAACGCCAAGGCGCTGGCGGAAGCCCTCTTGGGCTACGGCTTTGATCTTGTCTCCGGCGGAACGGACAATCACCTGATGCTCGTTGACCTGCGCAAATTCAACGTCACGGGGCGAGACATGGAAAAGCTTTTAGACACCGTTTACATTACAGCCAACAAAAACAAGATTCCGAACGACCCGCAGAACGCCTCGCTCACAAGCGGCATCCGCCTCGGCACACCGGCCGTCACCGGTCGCGGGTTTATGGAAGAGGACATGAAAAAGGTCGCCGAGCTCATTTTCCTCACAGCCTCGGATTACAATAACAAGGCCGACTATATCCGCAGTGAGGTGAGTCAGCTCACGGAAAAATATCCGTTGTACAATTAA
- a CDS encoding DUF3784 domain-containing protein — MILFWVVIGVTFISSVLLFFGKGSWLIAGYNTASPAEKAKYNQKSCPGPLVSSYSLLIWRRFF; from the coding sequence ATGATCTTATTCTGGGTTGTGATTGGCGTCACTTTCATCTCCTCGGTTTTATTGTTTTTTGGAAAGGGCAGTTGGCTCATCGCCGGATATAACACGGCAAGTCCCGCGGAAAAGGCAAAATATAATCAAAAAAGTTGTCCCGGGCCGTTGGTATCGAGTTATTCTTTGTTGATTTGGCGACGGTTTTTTTAA
- a CDS encoding replication-associated recombination protein A — protein MDRPLADEMRPETLDDVVGQKHILGQKGLLHRIIDSGTIPNMIFYGPSGTGKTTVANIIARASGRSFHKLNATTASSGDIKSIIADLDTLLAPNGVLLYLDEIQYFNKKQQQTLLEYIENGKITLIASTTENPYFYVYNALLSRSTVFEFKEVTAADVRPAVLRALGYLERRDHVTIQPEDGVVAHVSSACGGDVRKALSAVELLYAASAEKDGIVRITLDDASALTQRSAMRYDRDGDSHYDILSALQKSIRGSDPDAAVHYLARLLEAGDLISPCRRLLVIAAEDIGLAFPQAIAIVKACVDSAFQLGLPEARIPLAEAAVLLATAPKSNSAYFAIDAALEDIRKGKSGEVPRELQNVHADSTGMERGQNYKYPHSYPNHWVAQQYLPDTIKNTTYYEYGDNKTEQAAKKYWDLIMNGDRLAGDS, from the coding sequence ATGGACAGGCCGCTTGCGGATGAAATGCGCCCCGAAACGCTCGACGACGTCGTAGGGCAGAAACACATTCTGGGTCAAAAAGGCCTGCTGCACCGTATCATTGACAGTGGCACAATTCCGAATATGATCTTTTACGGCCCGTCCGGCACAGGAAAGACGACGGTGGCTAATATCATTGCGCGCGCGTCCGGCAGATCGTTTCACAAGCTCAACGCCACAACAGCGAGTTCCGGCGATATAAAAAGCATCATCGCCGACCTTGACACACTGCTCGCGCCAAACGGCGTGCTTCTATATCTCGACGAAATCCAATATTTCAACAAAAAGCAGCAACAGACGCTTTTAGAGTATATCGAAAACGGGAAAATTACCCTCATCGCTTCAACGACGGAAAACCCCTATTTCTACGTCTATAACGCGCTATTAAGCCGCAGCACCGTTTTTGAATTCAAGGAGGTGACGGCAGCGGATGTCCGCCCGGCCGTTTTGCGGGCGCTCGGCTATCTTGAAAGGCGCGATCACGTGACGATTCAGCCGGAAGACGGTGTTGTTGCGCACGTATCAAGCGCCTGCGGCGGCGACGTTCGCAAAGCGCTGTCTGCCGTCGAGCTGTTATATGCGGCCTCGGCGGAAAAAGACGGCATTGTCCGAATCACGCTTGACGATGCCAGCGCGCTGACGCAGCGCAGCGCTATGCGCTACGACAGGGACGGCGACAGCCATTACGATATTCTCTCGGCGCTTCAAAAGTCGATCCGAGGCTCCGACCCGGACGCGGCGGTGCATTATTTAGCCCGTCTTTTAGAGGCGGGGGACCTCATTTCGCCGTGCCGTCGCCTGCTCGTTATCGCCGCGGAGGATATCGGCTTGGCATTCCCGCAGGCCATTGCCATCGTCAAAGCCTGCGTGGACAGCGCGTTTCAGCTCGGCCTGCCGGAGGCACGGATACCGCTGGCCGAGGCCGCCGTCCTCTTAGCGACGGCGCCAAAATCAAACAGCGCTTATTTCGCCATCGACGCCGCGCTCGAGGATATCCGAAAGGGGAAGAGCGGTGAGGTTCCGCGCGAACTCCAAAACGTTCACGCCGATTCGACCGGCATGGAGCGCGGACAGAATTACAAATATCCGCACAGCTATCCGAATCACTGGGTCGCGCAGCAGTATCTGCCGGACACGATCAAAAACACGACATATTATGAGTACGGCGACAATAAAACAGAGCAGGCCGCGAAGAAATACTGGGACTTAATCATGAATGGGGATAGATTGGCGGGCGATTCATAA
- a CDS encoding DUF951 domain-containing protein: MDVQVGDVVTMKKKHPCGAFTWQVLRIGADFKLRCTGCGHEIMSARSNIEKNIKKIER; the protein is encoded by the coding sequence ATGGACGTCCAAGTCGGCGATGTCGTCACAATGAAAAAAAAGCACCCGTGCGGCGCTTTCACTTGGCAGGTGCTGCGTATCGGGGCCGATTTCAAGCTGCGTTGCACCGGCTGCGGGCACGAAATCATGAGCGCACGGAGCAATATCGAAAAAAACATCAAAAAAATCGAGCGGTAG
- a CDS encoding YqeG family HAD IIIA-type phosphatase — translation MSFSLVPDFSFKSICDVSPEFLRRHGITLLLLDLDNTMAPYGTLEPTASIAAWAENVRDSGVDLFIVTNNRKSKRVESLAAAFGVDYIKGANKPFVTGVNKALARLGRHRSETALAGDQVYTDIIAANAAGITSIIVEPIRLINPVLNLRYWLEAPFRAMCRNKMGQQKTAE, via the coding sequence ATGAGTTTTTCACTGGTACCGGACTTCTCTTTTAAAAGCATTTGTGATGTGTCGCCCGAATTTCTCAGGCGGCACGGCATTACTTTGCTCCTGCTGGACCTTGACAATACGATGGCGCCGTACGGTACTTTGGAACCAACGGCATCAATCGCCGCGTGGGCGGAAAACGTCCGTGACAGCGGTGTTGACCTCTTTATCGTGACGAACAACAGAAAATCAAAACGCGTTGAAAGCCTTGCCGCCGCGTTTGGCGTTGACTACATCAAGGGTGCCAACAAGCCGTTCGTCACCGGCGTCAATAAGGCGCTCGCGCGCTTGGGTCGTCATCGGTCGGAAACGGCCCTCGCCGGTGATCAGGTCTATACCGACATCATTGCCGCCAACGCCGCCGGTATCACATCCATCATTGTCGAGCCAATCCGGCTCATTAACCCTGTGCTCAACCTGCGCTACTGGCTGGAAGCGCCCTTCCGGGCTATGTGCCGCAATAAAATGGGGCAGCAAAAAACAGCGGAATAA